A region of Candidatus Eremiobacterota bacterium DNA encodes the following proteins:
- a CDS encoding DUF4232 domain-containing protein: protein MSLTSRDLPPFRRVASDMSLRPFFLACAALALAPFAPAAAAPLPPIGGAGGGLAILRPCAAAQLKAAIASDTSAMMHRELVVTLTNTGSTGCAIDGFPAVRLLDELDHPRISAESFSRAPKFFVLSPGQSAAFGLRIATGDGTTTFLTVPTLAVIPPGDLKPLRLRVALPAAPTLDVTAVLPNTDFK, encoded by the coding sequence ATGAGCCTCACTTCGCGCGACCTTCCGCCGTTCCGCCGCGTTGCTTCGGACATGAGCCTTCGTCCGTTCTTCCTCGCGTGCGCGGCGCTGGCGCTGGCGCCGTTCGCGCCCGCCGCCGCGGCACCGCTCCCCCCGATCGGCGGCGCGGGTGGCGGGCTTGCGATCTTGCGCCCGTGCGCGGCGGCGCAGCTGAAGGCGGCGATCGCCTCGGACACCTCGGCGATGATGCACCGCGAGCTCGTCGTCACGCTGACGAACACGGGCTCGACCGGCTGCGCGATTGACGGCTTCCCGGCGGTGCGGCTGCTCGACGAGCTCGACCACCCGCGGATCAGCGCCGAGTCCTTCTCGCGGGCGCCGAAGTTCTTCGTTCTGTCGCCGGGTCAGAGCGCGGCGTTCGGGCTGCGCATCGCGACCGGCGACGGCACGACGACGTTCCTCACCGTGCCGACCCTGGCCGTGATTCCGCCCGGCGATCTGAAGCCGTTGCGGCTGCGCGTCGCGCTGCCGGCCGCGCCGACGCTCGACGTGACCGCCGTGCTGCCGAACACGGACTTCAAGTAA
- a CDS encoding phage tail sheath subtilisin-like domain-containing protein, producing MPELLHPGVYVQEVSSGLQPIQGVSTSTAAFIGITDKGPIPGTKTPTGVAAQPGFVTSMSDYLRRYGGFRTDSFLTYAVQSFYQNGGKRLYIVRVANGATAAGLGSLLSPVSPPADAFPISAASEGVWGNQIWIQYSASSDGVAGNFRLTVMYGATDAEAKQNVVESYDNVTNADPNPNVALPSNYVGTAVNSRSEYIAFTSRVTTLPGPLPSPRFQLGGGSDGNALGELDFIGVSAADSSVTGTGLYALDKITDVSLIAIPGRGDVTTVNAGIDYCKNQRPLNDCFFIGDVGIITDVKVARTPNAATDVITVSNARDFAVIGGIDKAAGDYGAIYWPWVFATDPIGTGSNPKILLPPSGFLAGIYARTDNSRGVFKAPAGTEAGVAGALGPFVQVSDTEQDILNPVSLNVIRTVPTSGLVVWGARTIGSDAEWRYVPVRRMAIFLRTSIYYGIQWAVFEPNAEPLWASLRLNIRAFMFTQFRAGAFKGTKPDDAFFVLCDSSTTTQTDIDNGVVNILVGFAPLKPAEFVVLKLSQIVNQPAS from the coding sequence ATGCCCGAATTGCTCCATCCCGGCGTTTACGTCCAGGAAGTCTCTTCCGGTCTGCAGCCGATCCAGGGCGTCAGCACGTCCACGGCCGCGTTCATCGGCATCACCGACAAAGGCCCGATACCGGGGACGAAAACGCCGACCGGCGTCGCCGCGCAGCCGGGCTTCGTCACGAGCATGAGCGACTATCTGCGGCGCTACGGCGGCTTCCGGACAGACAGCTTTCTGACGTACGCCGTTCAGTCGTTCTACCAGAACGGCGGGAAGCGGCTCTACATCGTGCGCGTCGCCAACGGCGCCACAGCGGCGGGCCTGGGTTCGCTCTTGAGCCCGGTCAGCCCGCCCGCCGACGCGTTCCCGATCAGCGCCGCGAGCGAAGGCGTCTGGGGGAACCAGATCTGGATTCAGTACTCCGCCAGCTCCGACGGCGTCGCCGGGAACTTCCGGCTCACCGTGATGTACGGCGCGACCGACGCGGAGGCGAAGCAGAACGTCGTCGAGTCGTACGACAACGTCACGAATGCCGACCCGAACCCCAACGTCGCGCTGCCCTCGAACTACGTCGGTACGGCGGTCAACAGCCGCTCCGAGTACATCGCGTTTACCTCCCGCGTCACGACCCTGCCCGGGCCGCTCCCCTCCCCGCGCTTCCAGCTCGGCGGCGGCTCCGACGGCAATGCGCTCGGCGAGCTCGACTTCATCGGCGTGTCCGCCGCCGACAGCAGCGTCACCGGAACGGGGCTGTACGCGCTCGACAAGATCACCGACGTCAGCCTCATCGCGATCCCGGGCCGAGGCGACGTGACGACCGTCAACGCAGGGATCGACTACTGCAAGAACCAGCGGCCGCTGAACGACTGCTTCTTCATCGGCGACGTCGGGATCATCACCGACGTGAAGGTCGCGCGCACGCCCAACGCGGCGACCGACGTCATCACCGTCTCGAACGCGCGCGATTTCGCGGTTATCGGCGGGATCGACAAAGCCGCCGGCGACTACGGCGCGATCTACTGGCCATGGGTGTTCGCGACCGATCCGATCGGCACGGGGAGCAATCCGAAGATCTTGCTGCCGCCCTCGGGGTTCTTGGCCGGGATCTACGCGCGCACCGACAACTCGCGCGGCGTCTTCAAGGCGCCGGCGGGGACTGAAGCCGGCGTCGCCGGCGCGCTCGGACCATTCGTGCAGGTCAGCGACACCGAGCAAGACATCCTCAACCCGGTCTCGCTCAACGTGATCCGCACCGTGCCGACCAGCGGTTTGGTGGTGTGGGGTGCGCGCACGATCGGCAGCGACGCCGAGTGGCGCTACGTCCCGGTGCGCCGCATGGCGATCTTCCTGCGCACCAGCATCTACTACGGGATCCAATGGGCGGTCTTCGAGCCGAACGCCGAGCCGCTGTGGGCGAGCTTGCGGCTCAACATCCGCGCGTTCATGTTCACGCAGTTCCGCGCCGGCGCGTTCAAGGGGACCAAGCCGGACGACGCCTTCTTCGTCCTCTGCGACAGCAGCACGACGACGCAGACCGACATCGACAACGGCGTCGTGAACATCCTGGTCGGGTTCGCGCCGCTCAAACCGGCCGAGTTCGTCGTGCTCAAGCTCAGCCAGATCGTCAACCAACCCGCTTCCTGA
- a CDS encoding NUDIX hydrolase codes for MPAASRRALLAELHAYVPADAHEASMRERIIAFVGAHRDAFERALTIGHVTASAWIVDTARTRALLTHHRKLGKWLQLGGHADGDPDVRRAALREAQEESGLSSLRFVHERIYDLDVHPIPARPGEPAHDHYDVRFALEADPHERLVVSTESKELAWIPLDALSAYEADESVLRLARKTASLA; via the coding sequence ATGCCGGCCGCCTCGCGCCGAGCCCTGCTCGCCGAACTGCACGCGTACGTTCCCGCGGACGCGCACGAAGCGTCGATGCGGGAACGCATCATCGCGTTCGTCGGCGCGCACCGCGACGCGTTCGAGCGCGCGCTGACGATCGGCCACGTCACCGCGTCGGCGTGGATCGTCGATACGGCGCGAACGCGCGCGCTGCTCACGCACCACCGCAAGCTCGGAAAGTGGCTGCAGCTCGGCGGCCACGCCGACGGCGATCCCGACGTGCGCCGCGCCGCGCTGCGCGAAGCGCAAGAAGAATCCGGCTTGAGCTCGCTGCGCTTCGTGCACGAGCGCATCTACGATCTCGACGTGCACCCGATCCCCGCGCGGCCCGGCGAGCCCGCCCACGACCACTACGACGTGCGCTTCGCGCTCGAAGCGGATCCGCACGAACGGCTCGTCGTCAGCACCGAATCGAAAGAGCTGGCGTGGATTCCGCTCGACGCGCTGAGCGCGTACGAAGCCGACGAGTCCGTCTTGCGGCTCGCGCGCAAAACCGCAAGCCTGGCGTAA
- a CDS encoding VOC family protein, which produces MPLKRMDNIGIVVEDLGAMVDFFRELGLELEGQGMIEGEWAGRVTGLGDQRVEVAIMRMPDGHGRIELSRFLMPPILADHRNAPVNALGYLRVMFAVDDIDGMVEKLQKRGARLVGEVVQYLDVYRLCYVRGPEDILIGLAEELSASHAG; this is translated from the coding sequence ATGCCGCTCAAACGCATGGACAACATCGGAATCGTCGTTGAAGATCTGGGAGCTATGGTGGACTTTTTTCGGGAGCTCGGACTCGAGCTTGAAGGACAGGGCATGATTGAAGGCGAGTGGGCTGGACGTGTCACCGGCCTGGGCGATCAGCGCGTCGAAGTTGCGATAATGCGTATGCCCGATGGCCACGGCCGGATCGAACTTTCCCGCTTTCTGATGCCACCCATCCTCGCGGATCATCGCAACGCTCCCGTGAACGCTCTAGGCTACCTCCGCGTTATGTTTGCCGTGGACGACATTGACGGCATGGTCGAGAAGCTCCAGAAGCGTGGCGCGCGACTTGTAGGTGAAGTAGTCCAATATTTGGACGTGTATCGCCTTTGTTACGTCCGTGGGCCTGAAGATATTCTCATTGGCCTTGCTGAAGAACTCAGCGCTTCTCACGCGGGGTGA
- a CDS encoding phosphoribosyltransferase has translation MAFADRRQAGRFLAELLPAQLREAAPVVLALPRGGVPVGYEIARALNAPLDVFVVRKLGVPWHEELAFGAIASGDVVVRNEDVIKWSRLDAESMNGVAARESRELARRERAFRGDRAPLDVRGHAVVLVDDGLATGASMRAAMRALRTREPARIVVAVPVAAPDICAAIRREADLTICAITPRHFGGVGAWYDDFSQTTDAEVRDLLADAQRRYAESDREASAQ, from the coding sequence ATGGCGTTCGCCGACCGGCGGCAGGCGGGCCGGTTCTTGGCCGAGCTGTTACCGGCGCAGCTGCGCGAGGCGGCGCCGGTGGTCCTTGCGCTGCCGCGCGGCGGCGTTCCGGTCGGCTACGAGATCGCGCGCGCGCTGAACGCGCCGCTCGACGTCTTCGTGGTGCGCAAGCTCGGCGTGCCGTGGCACGAAGAGCTGGCCTTCGGCGCGATCGCGAGCGGCGATGTCGTCGTGCGCAACGAGGACGTCATCAAATGGTCGCGGCTCGACGCCGAGTCGATGAACGGCGTCGCGGCGCGCGAGTCGCGCGAGCTCGCGCGGCGCGAGCGCGCCTTTCGCGGCGACCGCGCGCCGCTCGACGTGCGCGGCCACGCCGTGGTGCTGGTCGACGACGGCTTGGCGACGGGCGCCTCGATGCGCGCCGCGATGCGCGCGCTGCGGACGCGCGAGCCCGCGCGCATCGTGGTCGCCGTGCCGGTCGCCGCGCCCGACATCTGCGCCGCGATCCGGCGCGAAGCCGATCTGACGATCTGCGCGATCACCCCGCGGCACTTCGGCGGCGTCGGCGCCTGGTACGACGACTTCTCGCAAACGACCGACGCGGAAGTGCGCGACCTCTTGGCCGACGCACAGCGGCGCTACGCGGAAAGCGACCGCGAAGCGTCGGCGCAGTGA
- a CDS encoding phage tail protein has translation MARMNAQSNRFDPYRTFRFKVKWDGQYVAGVTKIGALKRTTEMVEFREAGENITSRKLPGKTSYTGITCEAGLTYDTAFFDWANLVNDFATHSVTSLTDFRKNITIDLFNEAGIAVMSYNLYRCWVSEFQALPDLDAGANAVAITSIKIEYEWFELDPSVTEAVGPAHIG, from the coding sequence ATGGCTCGCATGAACGCGCAGAGCAACCGCTTCGACCCGTACCGCACCTTCCGGTTCAAGGTCAAATGGGACGGCCAGTACGTCGCCGGCGTCACCAAGATCGGCGCGCTGAAACGGACGACCGAGATGGTCGAGTTCCGCGAGGCCGGCGAGAACATCACCAGCCGCAAGCTGCCCGGGAAAACCTCGTACACCGGAATCACCTGCGAAGCGGGGCTGACCTACGACACGGCGTTCTTCGACTGGGCGAACCTGGTGAACGACTTCGCCACCCACAGCGTGACCAGCCTCACCGACTTCCGCAAGAACATCACGATCGATCTCTTCAACGAAGCCGGTATCGCGGTGATGTCCTACAACCTGTACCGGTGCTGGGTCTCGGAGTTCCAAGCGCTGCCGGACCTCGACGCGGGCGCGAACGCGGTCGCGATCACCTCGATCAAGATCGAGTACGAGTGGTTCGAGCTCGATCCGAGCGTCACCGAAGCTGTAGGTCCGGCGCACATCGGGTAA